The DNA sequence AAACATATTTGACGGTCAAGTGGTAAAATGTAAATTAGGTTAAGAATAAAGTACtgataatataacataaaaaatagAGTATAGATTTTGTTAATTGTAATTTGATTGTCCTTGCTGCTATGTATTAACTTAGtttagtattttaagatttgtAGAGTATAAATGTCTAGTAACTAAAATAACTTATTTCTGTTAAATTGTAGTATCTTAATTGTTAATTTTATTCAGGTTAAATTGAAATTATTGTAATATTGTACAACGTTGAAATACTTCGTATCAATTTAACAGACTTGGCAATGGTACTTCGGCACATTCTCTGTCCTCCTTGCGTGGACTAATTTGCTTACATATGCAAGGAAGACTTGTTATCTGGGAACCTATGTTTTGATGTTATTGAGAATTAGCAAAACATTTCTGACGAGGGTGTTTCCTATGGTCGCCGTCTTACTCATCGCACTTGGTACAGCATTTTACTGTGTACTCCAAAATCAGGTTTGAACTTTTCACTGACATTTTTAGCAGACAGTTATTTCCCTAAATTTTATAAGTAAGCATTTATAGTCAAACAGACAAAACAGAAGTGATTTAAGTTtcacataattgagccgtgccatgagaaaaccagcatagtgggtttgcgaccagcatggatccagaccagcctgcgcatccgcgcagtctggtcaggctccatgctgttcgcttttaaagcctattggaattggagaaactgttagcgaacagcatggatcctgaccagactgcgcggatgcgcaggctggtctggatccatgctggtcgcaaacccactatgttggttttcccatggcacggctcatatgataatatccaaattgaaatatttaaaaagtttacaTATCTGAGAATCGTATTTACCTCAGGCGGatgtttttttacaaacttaCGAAACATTATCGAGTCAAGCGCTTAAAGCGGTTTTTAAACTTATATATTCAAAGTGTTACTGCTTTTTCCGTTTCACATACGTAAGAACTTATTGTTCCAATTCTGAACTATGGGTGTGAAGACTGGGGCTTCAGTGAGTCAAAGAAATTAGAAAATATGCACATACACTTTTGCAAAAACGTTCTAGGTAACACAGAATTCTTTTATCTATGGCGAACTAGGAAGAGTGCCATTGATAAATCAAAGAATATTCCagaaatttaaattgaacataatatattATGCACTGTTTATATACAATGTGAACTCACGGGTCTATGACcatttgttcaataaaatatctatcTACCTTTGTAATGTTTGTTACCGATCAAAGCTTGATCTATTGCCATAGCCCCAAATCCTTCATAACGAAATCCCAATAAAAATCGCGTACATATATTTTGGCTTTGATTGTTTGTACAAATGATAGTATTATTTGTTTTGGTTATTACCttaacatgaaattatttttttaaacagtaataaTTGCTTGGCTGTATTAACtgacattctaacacgatccgcagcaattgctatataaacatatagcgaaatcgcctatacatgaatctacgataaaatatggttggctgttacatttcaccccctatgattgtaacataagagattctacttcagttccattacatacgaattatttcagggccaaacggttgaaaacagcatttcaaaaacataaatataataaaaagtcatactgacttatgtgtaggtccttaaaacacgttctgatctctacgagcgaattcaattagctcaattatgattcagcggtgacgtcataaatgtatgacataaagtatgacgtcataatgatgtgacgtcatataaaagttaagttcgtcacttgtaacacagggtcaactcgcctaatttgatgattctgttcataattagtttgcgagctgttagattacaaatttataaatacttctcaaaattctgataaaaaagaaacaaatatctatacgttccgttggctatgcaacactttctaaccatagggggtaaattgtaacagcatatgacccgaatgacgtattacgctgaaaatgtagtactgtaaaatgcgatttatttgcgttgttagaatcgaaataataaatatgttccaataattttatcaattaataaaacatgggcagtcgtttggatgcgaataattaaatcactcgcgctacgcactcgtgatttaattattacgcatccaaactcctgcccatattttattaactgataaaatataggaacagatttattatttcttaaatatgacagaataaacaacaacaaaaaaatggtCCACAAAAATAGATACCGCGCCATATATGGCGTCATGTGGATAAAATTAGCAGTTGTGCGAAATGTGTGCCCATACGACTAGCCTAAAAATGTAGTAGAACATGATTCCATTCGTTTATATAATCCTATATGGGCAAGCTAGTCATACCTGATGTTTCAAAATAGATATTGAAATACGTGGGATCAgtcatttaattgatattttacacccgtgtatttattattactattattatgtaGTGTCAGTATTTTAGAGGCTAAAACCGGTCCCCATTCCGTTTctaaaatgtaaatttgtttCCTCGGATTTAAGATATAGTAAAATACAATTTCATATTATCGAAGCTGATGATAACGACAACTCTGTAGGGGGACATTAGTGGTAACATACTTATTACGTTCCGCTATATAATACCACGATTGTCACTGAGAAACGGGTGTTGCATAATGTTCATCCACATTTAActaagggattttttttaaaactaaaataagaaaaatctattttatcattatttttgtacGGAAAATATTAGTATAAATGGGGAGGTTTAAATCCTaaaatagacacaatattttcagaataataataattccgacataaaaagttatttaataACAAATTCACACAGGCTGCTCTGATGTTATTTGctagaaatgtagcattctccctgataaatatatttgtatctgatttatttgtgtttaaacaacTGCTTCTCCagcaatatttgtttgtttgtttgtttgttttgggtttaacgccgtttttcaacagtatttcagtcatgtaacggcggacagttaacctaaccggtgttcctgggttctgtaccagtacaaacctgttctccgcaagtaactgccaacttccccacatgaataagaggtggaggactaatgatttcagacacaatgtcgtttatcaaatagtcacggagaacatatgccccgcccgaggatcgaactcgcgaccccgcgatccgtagaccaacgctcttacctactgagctaagcgggcgggcaccaGCAATATTTGTATATTCAGAAGAGGTCGAAattcaaaaacatgaaaacaattgCATGACTCATGAATTCTAAAAGATGACTGATTATTTTTAATCGAgtaatttctttttaagaaataactattgttttcaaaaatgatatattctcaGGTGACAAGGAATCGATATTAGTTAAATGTTGAATCTGGTCTGCGCTATACATGTAATAAGTACTTCGGCATTAGACCATATCTATTCCTAGCATGCTTTGTTGAATTGTATTATGCATTGTACACTCTTGTGTTACTGTAATATGTAACTAGAGTTAATAAAgtgatgttctgttctgttctgttctgttctgttcctaaAAAAAGTCTTTCAAATCAAATACAACTGGACCTGAAGCATCACCGGGAAGCAGCCATTCAACACTATGCTGATGATGGATGTTGTTCCGACCGGAACAAATGGGACATTTTCTTCTCCTGATCTTATGGAATTTAACATAATTCGGCTAAACGCATGGTCAAGAAATTAGGATTTAACTTAAGGTAGCACCCCACCCTTAGACAAAGTGGCTTGACTTGTAAGGAGACATTAAAAGATTACATCTatctatatttgtttaaaattgttaaatttggTTGCATGTTGTTACATATTGTAAAAGACGAATTTCTTGagaaattgtaatacatatttcaaataaaacttcgTTATTATAAATTGTAATCGTAAAATTGATCTTGTTtgtgatttcttttattcttacaGGATGAATTTGGAAATTTTTGGCATTCCATACTGGCAACATCGTCATTCTTGGTTGGCGGATTCGAGTATGGGGAATTTCAGGGCTTTGTCGATAACAATGATTTAGCCCCTGTCGGTTACATAGTCTacattctatttttatttattacgaTTATCGTCTTAAACCTGATGGTAGGTGTAAACAATATTTGTGCTTGTTAATTTTTGTGCCCCTGAAATATCAAAGAGGTCACTTAAGTTGCCCTTGTccttgcgtccgtccgtccgaatttgcATCGTACATATCTTTTAAATACGGACAGAATTTCCCATAGACAAAATTTCCATGCTTAGTTTGATCAAGGTgggaaataattttcaaatatatgctAATATTGAATTCATTCCGATAATAAATTGAAAGTAACCAccttttgtttttcagtttatattgtctaatgatatatatttcttaattttaatttttagctcgactgttcataGAAtaatagagctattggactcgcccatgcgtcggcgtccgcgtccgcgtcccgattttggttaaggttttgtaaataaggtggtatctcagtaaccacttgtgggaatggattgaaacttcacacacttattcactgtgacaaactgacttacactgcacaggttccataactctattttgtttttttacaaaattatgcccatttttcgacttagaaatttttggttaaggttttgtatgtaagctggtaactcagtaaccacttgtgggaatggattgaaacttcgcacacttattcactgtgatgaactgacctacattgcataggttccataactctattttgcttttttacaaaattatgcccctttttcgacttagaaatttttagttaaggttttgtatgtaagctggtatctcagtacttactaatgggaatggattgaaacttcacatacttgttcactgtcatgatctgacatgcactaagcaagtcccataactctactctttttttttcaaaattatgcccctttttcgacttagcagtttttgattaaatttttgtatgtaatccgatatctcagtatccactaattggaatggattgaaacttcacacacttgttcactgtcatgatctaacatgcactgtgaaggtcccataactctgcttggcatttttacaaaattatgcccctttgacttagcagtttttggttaagtttttgtatgtaagctggtatctcagtatccacaaattggaaaggattgaaacttcacacacttgttcactgtcatgatatgacatgcagtacagaggttcaatacctctactttgcattttacaaaattatgcccctttttcaacttttgtattcattcaattgacaaggctgttgaatagtcgggcgttgctgtcctccgacagctcttgttattaaataaatttaaagggGACGGGAAATCGTCTGCCTTGGCCAATTTAAACAGGGGTGGGAGATGTAGGTGTTTAGCGGAATTTTGTCCAGCAGTGGATAGTTCTCGCTGTATAGCCTTAAATTGAACGGTATGTCTATGTGTACACCGTAAGCAGTGTTTGGAACACCTAacgtttttataaaaataaaattatatttttttagatcgGTGAAGCagtggaaaatgttgaaaaaatacaCAAACGTGCATGTGATACCAGATTTGCTCTACAGGTTAGTAAtcacaatttatataaaaacaaactgtgGTTGCTCGCCCTTTTATGTTCGTCAAAGTCAGTCTATAGTACATGTAATAGATTTTAGTTTCTACATGTACCTATTGAATACCCCTTATGCAAAACTTACTATGGCATATATGTTTATTTCGACTCGACATATGACTTTATGCATATGAGTTCCTTTTTGTAATCTTGTTCATAGAATGAAATATTTCTCATATGGGAGATACGTGTACAAAcgtgcatttttaatgtttagtAACTAGTAACAATTGTGACAGAGATTTCAGTAAAAACAATTCTTGGGAATCATAGACCTCAGCCAAGCAACATACTACTAATAGCTCCCcttgtttgattgagtctgtttgtTAAAGGTAATGAATGTACAACACTCTCAAGCCCttatcaccggcttaagcggaaatctAATATTCATACAGAATAATCATttaatggattccatgatcccaaaaaaaaaatccaaaaaaaaacccagaaactTTAACAACactaagtaaaataaattttgttgactAAATTTCGGAACAAATGCCGTCgtatttatatgaatatatataatttatatatcagAATCTAGTTATTGTACCCcgcgacaacaaagttgtaagggggggtatactggtttcaggttgtctgtctgtctgtctgtccgtggacgcaatattgtgcgcaccatctctccttatccccttgacagaatgtaatgaaacttcacacaagtgatcagtaccaacagtagttgcgcatggggcatgttaggttcttttagaaaaaaaatttgcagagttatgggactttgttttttgttactttactatatacatagacacaatcttgtgcgcaccatctctcctcatccccttgacacaatttaatgaaacttcacacaagtgatcagtaccaacagtagttgtgcatggggcatgttaggttcttttagaaaaaaaatttgcagagttatgggactttgttttttgttactatactatatacatagacataatcttgtgcgcaccatctctcctcatccccttgacacaatttaatgaaacttcacacaagtgatcagtaataacagtagttgtgcatggggcatgtaaggttctttcagaaaaaaaatttgcagagttatgggactttgttttttttgttactttactatatacatagacacaatcttgtgcgcaccatctctcctcatccccgtcacacaatttaatgaaacttcacacaagtgatcagtaacaacagtatttgtgcatggggcatgttaggttctttcagcgacaaaaattgcacagttatgggactttgttttcttgttaacatactatgtacatacagtctgcatatgcaatcttgtgcgtgcctaatctaccaaacccttgcacacaatttaatgaaacttcacacaagtgatcagtaccaaccctagttgtgcatggtgcatgttacattcttttagataaatattctgcatagttatgggactttgtttcttgttactatactgtatacatacagtctatatacatacagtccacataattatgcaatcttgtgtgcgtcaaattgcaatgtactgtgtcagtgcatgcggggggtacattcatcacctttagtgatagctctagttaacaTCTGAACAGATTAATTTAGATATTGATTTATTGATATGAATAATTCGTTTCAATTTTCGTATAAGCTGAATTAGTGTATGTCTGTTTTGTTCTCTTTGTTTGGGACAGATACAAAATAGCTATATGTAAATAATCATACCTTACCTTTGTAAAATAACTATATTCAGAGAGCtttgaagaaaataaatttatcatCATACAGTTTGATTTTGTTATCAAGGTCGCTGTTcctaaaaacagaaaattgtttctgctttATAATTTCAGTAAGGAAAAGGGTATTGTGATCAAacttgaaatttacaaaatttacgaAGCTTGCAAGGAGGCCATGGCTTTAGATGTATTTTGGGTTGATTTGGCAAAGATCAaaatcattgttactaaaaatagaaaaatggttatCTTGTAATAGCTTCAGTTATGAATGAGGTAAGCAGACCAAACCTGGTAAATAGGCAGCTATCATAGAGACCAAcgtgtttgtttcattttgtgtACCTTGGATCAAGGTCATTcctactaaatatagaaaaatggtttttCATTAAGCAAGGAATGAGTAGCTTACAAAGAGACTAAAATTCAATTGCatttaacaagtgtttttatAGGCAGAGTATGTTTATTGCGTAAGGCGGGAGATACCTTTATTCCGTAAGGCGGGAGATACCTTTATTCCGTAAGGCAGGAGATACCTATTCGCTGATTTTGCTTGTTCTCTTTTCACTACTAGATTAAATACGTTTTGGAATTCGAAGGAATCATATGTTTTGTCAGTTCCAAACTGAAGACACATTGCGGCATCTTCAAATTGAAGAAATGGTTTATTCTCAATCCAAACGAAACAATCCGGCTGAAAGATCTTAAATCAAGAGGACTTCAGGATCTGATAGATAAGGTAAGAACGTAACTACAACTACTACAAACTGCCAGCACGTTTATCTCCCCTAGTGCTACATTAATCACTGCATCATAAATATCACGTGACAATGAAATTCAACGTTGAAAAGAAATTAGAATCACGCAAATTAGCCTTAAATCTATGAACAGTACTCAAAACGATTTCAATAACTAAAATTTAATATCAGATAatgtcaaaaaaaacaaacaacgaattatcaaaatcttgataaaaatgtttgtgaTAACAGAGGTCTTTTTTTCTGTAAGAGGAGACCGCTGCGTaggaaacatatatttttatcacCGAACCTACACATGTTTTTATACTttggtatttatttttcaaagaaacatgtatcagatttgaaaaaaaaatcttttgcaaAGTGCAGAATTCTTCGGGGAGCTTTGCTTCCTCTAGTTGTTACATATTGATGAAGGTTCAGTTGATGCATATAACAGATAAGTTTTATTTACTACACATGTATTTTGATCTTCCAAGTAACATGTTTTTCGTTTTGCAATTCAGACAATATACTTTTCAGAACTATATTCATATATTAGATACTAACTGACTATATACTGTACATTTATCAATATGGTTCCGTATCAGATTGCCATTTCTAACCTTATTTTGAAACATACGAGAACTTCCTGCAACTACTTATCATTAATAGTGAAAACTTAATGATAGATGTTTAGTATCTTTAAAGGCGGTGAATCGAATTTTGATCAAGTAACAGAGacatagcctttcaaacggctgttgtgggactactgacttcacggttgattgatttttaaaacattatcccGTGAAGATCtttaagtgtaattttggtacgaagaaacatttcaaacttggaaaattaatttttcatttcaaaatataccagttatacatctggggccggttgttcgaaactttaaccggctgttgaACTAACCGcaggttaaattttgattcaaaatacaagAATTGGTGGGAAAAACTACtatgatttttgattttattgtaaagagtcttcagtgttcataattcttacctcatacatttgtttttcaaagtcttctGAAACGCCGAAAAATAACTCTAACAGTCAATCAACCGTTAgattaatcgcctgttaaagtttcgaacaactgggccctggatAATTTcgtttgctgttcagtatagtttTGCCTACAATGTGTTAAGTAACGTTCCGGAAATTACACGGCACTGCTGGGGTTTTATTTTCAGACCAAGTCAACAGAAGGACAAGACGGTTTACATGAAAAAATGAACACAATAGACATGACTGGTGAAATCACTACTATCAAAGATGAAATTCTGAATGTGAAGGAAATTTTGAGGCTGCAAAGCAAAGAAATGACTAATACAAACAAAAGAATGAACAAAATAGAGACTGAACTAAGTACCATTAAAGACGATGTTCTGAGTATCAAGGAAATGCTGAGGTTACTTAGCAAAGACTTGGCTAATACAAACAAAACATCAACGGACCTGAACTGACTTGAAAGATTCAAATGGCTTTCAAATGGCTTTTATGTGAGACAATCCTATTGTATGCTATCAAAATAGTATTCATACTACCAGATTCACATATTATTGATACATATTTGAATAGTAATAATAGATAAGTCAGTTGTGCATCTAAATTAAAAGTCACTTTATAAATTCTAAAAAGCGATGGCAACCGTTGAAACATAACGTTGTAAACCAGCACTAGCTAAGAGGAtgaatattttaatgatttaactTAACTAGATTCGTTTTAACTTATATCAACTTTTAACTTATATATTGCCCTTACTACCTTAAAACTTCTAAGGTTCACTTTGGATACGCACCGTCTcaaaagtttgtttacaaattttaacatttgaaagcttAAAAAACATCAGTGGTTTTTGGTCAAACTAATGAAAAAATTGTTGGAGTATTTTGACtcaataaaacttaaatattttgttttcatgaaaaactgATGTAGATATCTTAGCTCAAACTGATAAGATTCCTTGGCTTGAACTTGTTCTTTTTCATTATATTCTTCGATGCACGTCTGATGTCCAACGGGTGCATGTACACCGCACACATGACACTACTGTGTAAACAATCGAGAAGCTTATCATTTTAGATCAGTTAGGATCTGGATGAAATAAAAAACGATATCGGAAAAAGGAAATAAAGGAAACCTGATACTTACAgaattataaaagattttttttttcatcaagtaaattaaagttattttttcagcTAAGTTTGTAGTGTTGGAGTCGCAGTCATTTAAGAATATACGAACGGTTTCATAATTTAGCTTCGTTGCTTCATATACTTCTAAcatgtttaattatataatatatatttacttaaTGATCATATGTCAATGTACTTCATGCTTTTGGTTATGTGGTAGTTATTTGTTTACTTGTTATATTTCTCTTTGCTCATAATCGTTAGAGAATTAACATATGTATTTTTGCTGAGCTGCAGTTAGATGCTTTACTCCCTATACTTTAGTTGTTGTTTGTTTGCTGGTAGACAGAAGATGATGCAAAGTACCTTTTTGCCGAagtgcgcgttttaggtgagaagtGCGCCACAGAAACGGGCTAGTATATATTCAGATCGGATTCAATTCTTCTTATTCTTTTTGTCAGTTTAATGTCGCACTGACGCAGttatttggcgactttccagccttgATGGTTAAGAAAGACTCCGTATGCCCctatttgcattatttcatcacgagcaggcatgtgggtagaaccacagaccttccgtaagccagctggatggcttcctcacaacaCAAAATGAAGATTTCAAAGCCCGGTGTGAGGCCCGAACCCAcctcggtgaggggcaagtgattttaagtcagagCCGTTAACCATGTTTCTCATAGTATTCCAAGGGATAGAGTTTTATAACATGTACAATGGCATTTCCTTTCTGCACTGATGCGCCAGCGCCTAAGATTGgatataaaattcattttacattttacccaATATATACtacagttatataaaaaaaaggttAACGAGTCTAAAAGATATCACAAGCTGTGGTTTTATATAGAATGGTTCATTTGCGCGTCTCGCGTTATTACATCTATGAATCgatgttacattttatttgtcCGTTTAAAAGTAGCGTAATCGCATTTAGATTTAAATACGGAAAAGTTTCTAATGCATAATTCAGTGAAACAGTTAGTGAAAACAAGAATTTGTGTGCTTTGATTGTGTTATTTTTCTCATCAATGGAACACATTGTCTAACTCATATGTCGTTCGAAAACACGCCCTACTGCGGCGTTTTTCTTTATGTTCATCCATACGTATAATTGTGTGGACCTAACATATAGGACTTCCGCATTACCGTTTATTAAAATGAAGGTTTCTCCAAGAAAGCGATTCTGACTACATCATAAAGTGTAATTTATAATCCTAGACTTTTTATGCCCCGCcataaaatgggggggggggggggagggggcatatagtgtgtgtttatgtgtttgtgtgtgttcgggaaaAGGTAGTGTGCTTGTCCggccataactttgacttgcatggtccgatttcaaaacaatttgacacaaatgataagcatggatagacaatgtgtcatttGCAACAACAATTTcgctagctgaaaggtcaaggtcacagtcattgGTTGAACTTACAGGTTACTAAAATTTCTGGTTTGCCTACAATATTCTTTTTGCAAATAAATAGAGCCAAtggtccttcttttagtttgtgagcagtaccatgccggtgacctttctcatgttgcgaggggtggggggaagggggcatacgtgtctgtgacacatttctagttttaaaaaCCGGTTAGTGATGTACTTAATCTCACTCTTTATCCCTAACATGCTCCAAAGTTAAGGACGATGTATATCTACCGGACAGCAGTATAGAGAAAAGTATAGCGTACATTTGGAAAGAGATATTATAGGAAATGTTGCGGCCGAACATTAACCTCgatgaatgaaacattttatacTAAGGGACAAGGGACAGTTGATTTGAAAATTCAATATATCTGCGCTggtaccagtgcgaaaaaaaacataaaaaaatccaattttgataaattcaaggtaagttttgagcggatgtattgcatatacttagcacttcattatgtgacattttaagCCGGCCGAtgctgttgcttctgtgataaaaacgagtaaaacgccggtttcaggacactaaattttgaggcaaaaaaagGCTCAAAATGCACAtattgcgcgacctgtaccgtattatctgcaagtGACAGAcctaaaacaaatgtatatttttaaagcatgtgaccagacgacaataatggtgggaagaaaagtgtctctaAACCGTTTACTTTTCCGCAAAtctgagctgaatctggatggatggatgaccgtttccatctcgtctgacttccgttacctcagcaaagattttagacccggccgtctacacggagctaggaaaatcgatttaagcacatacactcagttccaaaagaaagtgtgcacttagttttctattttttctcggttattttcatgaaaacttataatgtttggtaccaaaatttaaatcacttCGTAAACagattggtgtgcattttagattttgagttatacctgagagtaagtgtatgaaaaaatgcaacaaaaacttcggggaatttttttgaaatttaaaaagtgcacactttcttttggaactgagtatatttattttacacaataattactcgtacgcaggaatccttagttctataaacatcataaataaccagttgaatatatat is a window from the Mercenaria mercenaria strain notata chromosome 7, MADL_Memer_1, whole genome shotgun sequence genome containing:
- the LOC123555026 gene encoding transient receptor potential cation channel subfamily A member 1 homolog isoform X1; this encodes MPEIAMEVMNKCITRKGREITFHYELLDDTYFLKYWPPYHDDYPSTWEHHLLKDTEKPEAYRNSMKKMKTNHPLRLMINGKLTDHSCEGIYQQLLDHPLALVSRKWNHIGWKFHAVNVLLYSIYLVVFTVCVSTTVPPYMHSQNQSNVTTYGNATTDPNLTISPAETTCQNTTTCLNKTTLRNPETKVACNSFKSNRKSTTVDVQYLVIGLSVIMILKEVYQLVRMYGCEYFKQKENYVELAVYISFILFVINFTDCENTDYRTTWQWYFGTFSVLLAWTNLLTYARKTCYLGTYVLMLLRISKTFLTRVFPMVAVLLIALGTAFYCVLQNQDEFGNFWHSILATSSFLVGGFEYGEFQGFVDNNDLAPVGYIVYILFLFITIIVLNLMIGEAVENVEKIHKRACDTRFALQIKYVLEFEGIICFVSSKLKTHCGIFKLKKWFILNPNETIRLKDLKSRGLQDLIDKTKSTEGQDGLHEKMNTIDMTGEITTIKDEILNVKEILRLQSKEMTNTNKRMNKIETELSTIKDDVLSIKEMLRLLSKDLANTNKTSTDLN
- the LOC123555026 gene encoding transient receptor potential cation channel subfamily A member 1 homolog isoform X3; the protein is MKKMKTNHPLRLMINGKLTDHSCEGIYQQLLDHPLALVSRKWNHIGWKFHAVNVLLYSIYLVVFTVCVSTTVPPYMHSQNQSNVTTYGNATTDPNLTISPAETTCQNTTTCLNKTTLRNPETKVACNSFKSNRKSTTVDVQYLVIGLSVIMILKEVYQLVRMYGCEYFKQKENYVELAVYISFILFVINFTDCENTDYRTTWQWYFGTFSVLLAWTNLLTYARKTCYLGTYVLMLLRISKTFLTRVFPMVAVLLIALGTAFYCVLQNQDEFGNFWHSILATSSFLVGGFEYGEFQGFVDNNDLAPVGYIVYILFLFITIIVLNLMIGEAVENVEKIHKRACDTRFALQIKYVLEFEGIICFVSSKLKTHCGIFKLKKWFILNPNETIRLKDLKSRGLQDLIDKTKSTEGQDGLHEKMNTIDMTGEITTIKDEILNVKEILRLQSKEMTNTNKRMNKIETELSTIKDDVLSIKEMLRLLSKDLANTNKTSTDLN
- the LOC123555026 gene encoding transient receptor potential cation channel subfamily A member 1 homolog isoform X2, which translates into the protein MPDTEKPEAYRNSMKKMKTNHPLRLMINGKLTDHSCEGIYQQLLDHPLALVSRKWNHIGWKFHAVNVLLYSIYLVVFTVCVSTTVPPYMHSQNQSNVTTYGNATTDPNLTISPAETTCQNTTTCLNKTTLRNPETKVACNSFKSNRKSTTVDVQYLVIGLSVIMILKEVYQLVRMYGCEYFKQKENYVELAVYISFILFVINFTDCENTDYRTTWQWYFGTFSVLLAWTNLLTYARKTCYLGTYVLMLLRISKTFLTRVFPMVAVLLIALGTAFYCVLQNQDEFGNFWHSILATSSFLVGGFEYGEFQGFVDNNDLAPVGYIVYILFLFITIIVLNLMIGEAVENVEKIHKRACDTRFALQIKYVLEFEGIICFVSSKLKTHCGIFKLKKWFILNPNETIRLKDLKSRGLQDLIDKTKSTEGQDGLHEKMNTIDMTGEITTIKDEILNVKEILRLQSKEMTNTNKRMNKIETELSTIKDDVLSIKEMLRLLSKDLANTNKTSTDLN